The Metamycoplasma cloacale genome includes a region encoding these proteins:
- a CDS encoding ABC-F family ATP-binding cassette domain-containing protein, which produces MLEVCGLSKIFSDKKLFTNVNLKFFPGNVYGIIGANGVGKSTFLKILAGEIEASEGSVIKEKNARLSTLSQNQDEFNDFIVTDVVIMGNRELYDLNIEKNKIYEDPNATMEDYERASHLEEKFGEMGGWNAENDAQTLLSNLGVDKEKWYLKMSELKSNEKIKVLLAKALFGNPDILIMDEPTNRLDLKTIKWLEGFLMDYPHIVIVVSHDSDFLDEICTHIVDVDYAEAKLFVGNYTFWKTSSQLILEMQQKSNLRKEEQAQKLKDFIARFSANASKSKQATSRKKLLEKIQIDEIKPSSRKYPFIRFELNRQPGKQILSVQNLTYKNELGDTLFENVSFTLKPGDKMVVIGDDDIAKTRFLEIIMGKRQPTSGTVEWGITIKPNYFPSNNSEYFTEDQSILEWISQWPLNNTTQETKDNSDSRMRAFLGRMLFSNDSVFKNVKVTSGGEKVRLMFSKLMLEESNFLAFDQPLDHLDSESIDSLIEALVQYKSSCIFTTYNRAMIKECANVLLEIKPHESYLFYGNLDEYEKAMGY; this is translated from the coding sequence ATGTTAGAAGTTTGCGGTTTAAGTAAAATTTTTTCAGATAAAAAATTATTTACAAATGTAAATTTAAAATTTTTCCCAGGAAATGTATATGGAATCATTGGTGCTAATGGTGTTGGTAAATCTACTTTTTTAAAAATTCTTGCAGGTGAAATTGAAGCTTCAGAAGGAAGCGTTATTAAAGAAAAAAATGCAAGATTAAGTACATTATCACAAAACCAAGATGAATTTAATGATTTTATAGTTACTGATGTTGTTATTATGGGAAATCGTGAATTATATGATTTAAATATTGAAAAAAATAAAATATACGAAGATCCAAATGCAACAATGGAAGATTACGAAAGAGCAAGTCATTTAGAAGAAAAATTCGGTGAAATGGGTGGATGAAATGCAGAAAACGATGCCCAAACCTTACTTTCAAATTTAGGTGTTGATAAAGAAAAGTGATATTTAAAAATGTCAGAGCTTAAGTCTAATGAAAAAATTAAGGTTTTATTAGCGAAGGCATTATTTGGTAACCCAGATATTTTAATCATGGACGAACCAACTAACAGACTTGATCTAAAAACCATTAAATGACTTGAAGGTTTTTTAATGGATTATCCACATATTGTTATTGTTGTTTCACATGATAGTGACTTTTTAGATGAAATCTGTACACATATCGTTGATGTGGATTATGCAGAAGCTAAGTTATTTGTTGGTAACTATACATTTTGAAAAACATCTTCACAATTAATATTAGAGATGCAACAAAAATCTAATTTAAGAAAAGAAGAACAAGCACAAAAATTAAAAGATTTCATTGCCAGATTCTCTGCTAATGCTTCTAAATCAAAACAAGCAACAAGTAGAAAGAAATTACTGGAAAAAATTCAAATTGATGAAATTAAACCTTCTTCACGTAAGTATCCATTTATTCGTTTTGAATTAAATAGACAACCTGGCAAACAGATATTAAGTGTGCAAAATTTAACTTACAAAAACGAGTTAGGTGATACATTATTTGAAAATGTTTCCTTTACATTAAAACCTGGAGATAAAATGGTTGTTATTGGTGATGATGATATTGCTAAAACAAGATTTTTAGAAATTATTATGGGTAAAAGACAACCAACTTCAGGAACTGTTGAATGAGGAATTACAATCAAACCTAATTATTTCCCATCTAATAATTCAGAATATTTTACAGAAGATCAATCAATCCTTGAATGAATTAGTCAATGACCATTGAATAATACAACGCAAGAAACAAAAGATAACTCAGATAGCAGAATGCGTGCTTTTTTAGGAAGAATGTTATTCTCAAACGATTCAGTATTTAAGAATGTTAAAGTAACAAGTGGTGGTGAAAAAGTTAGATTAATGTTCTCTAAATTAATGTTAGAAGAAAGCAACTTCCTAGCATTTGATCAACCATTAGATCACTTGGATAGTGAATCAATTGATAGTTTAATTGAGGCATTAGTTCAATATAAGAGTTCATGCATTTTTACAACATACAACCGTGCCATGATTAAAGAATGTGCAAATGTTTTACTAGAAATTAAACCACATGAAAGCTATTTATTCTACGGTAATCTAGATGAATACGAAAAAGCAATGGGTTATTAA
- the eno gene encoding phosphopyruvate hydratase has translation MSKIIKINAYEVLDSRGNPTVKVELATKKAYADALVPSGASTGSKEALELRDKGTKYENNWFGGKGVQTAVDNVNNIIAPALIGKKVENQFELDQLMIDLDGTPTKSKLGANAILAVSMAIAKAAAMEAKMPLYEYLGLLDNRKAYKLPVPMLNVINGGEHASNTIDFQEFMIMPLGAKSFKEALQMANFVFHTLAKLLKKAGHGTQVGDEGGFAPNLRTHEEALDFLVKAIKEAGYNPATSGEKAIAICLDSAASELYNDEIKKYVFKKFKKAVESNTPGFQEFKDMKYEFTSEELVEYYGHLIKDYPIISIEDSHDENDWTAFEAMKKAYGAKTQLVGDDLIVTNPIYIAEAIKRNAINASLIKINQIGSISETIKAIKMTQDANYVPVISHRSGETEDTFIADLAVAFNTGEIKTGSLSRTDRIAKYNRLLKIEQELGVDGKYEGLASFHNLK, from the coding sequence ATGTCAAAAATTATTAAAATTAATGCCTATGAAGTACTAGACAGCCGTGGTAATCCAACTGTTAAAGTTGAATTAGCCACAAAGAAAGCATATGCAGATGCTTTAGTTCCATCAGGAGCTTCAACCGGTTCAAAAGAAGCACTTGAACTAAGAGATAAAGGCACTAAATATGAAAACAACTGATTTGGTGGTAAGGGTGTGCAAACAGCAGTTGATAATGTTAATAATATAATTGCACCTGCATTGATTGGTAAAAAAGTTGAAAACCAATTTGAATTAGACCAATTAATGATTGATCTAGATGGTACACCAACTAAATCTAAATTGGGTGCTAATGCTATCCTAGCTGTTTCCATGGCAATTGCTAAAGCAGCTGCTATGGAAGCTAAAATGCCATTATATGAATATCTAGGATTATTAGATAATAGAAAAGCATATAAATTACCAGTTCCAATGTTAAATGTTATTAACGGTGGAGAACACGCTTCAAATACAATTGACTTCCAAGAATTTATGATTATGCCCCTTGGAGCTAAAAGCTTTAAAGAAGCATTGCAAATGGCAAACTTTGTATTCCATACACTTGCTAAATTGCTTAAAAAAGCAGGACACGGAACACAAGTTGGTGATGAAGGTGGATTTGCTCCAAACTTAAGAACACACGAAGAAGCACTTGACTTTTTAGTTAAAGCAATTAAAGAAGCGGGATACAATCCAGCTACTTCAGGTGAAAAAGCAATCGCTATTTGTCTTGATTCAGCAGCATCTGAGTTATACAATGATGAAATTAAAAAATATGTATTTAAAAAATTCAAAAAGGCTGTTGAATCAAATACTCCTGGTTTCCAAGAATTTAAGGACATGAAATATGAATTTACTTCAGAAGAATTAGTTGAATACTATGGTCATTTAATTAAAGATTATCCAATTATTTCAATTGAAGATTCACACGATGAAAATGACTGAACCGCTTTTGAAGCAATGAAAAAAGCATACGGCGCTAAAACTCAATTAGTTGGTGATGACTTAATTGTTACAAACCCAATTTACATTGCGGAAGCAATTAAAAGAAATGCAATTAATGCTTCATTAATTAAAATCAATCAAATTGGTTCAATTTCTGAAACTATTAAAGCTATTAAAATGACCCAAGATGCAAACTACGTTCCTGTTATTTCACACCGTTCTGGAGAAACAGAAGATACATTTATTGCCGATCTAGCTGTTGCATTTAACACAGGCGAAATTAAAACAGGTTCTCTATCAAGAACTGATAGAATTGCTAAATACAATAGATTATTAAAAATTGAACAAGAACTTGGTGTTGATGGTAAATATGAAGGTCTAGCTTCATTTCATAATTTAAAATAA
- a CDS encoding BspA family leucine-rich repeat surface protein has product MTNKKYFPLTKEELKELVNNLDIYLGDIDTSRMFDMSSLFQNSLRKKFDGIETWNTSNVLNMERMFESSFINKPLNFDTSNVKNMEYMFADCYLFNQPINFNTSKVKNMKNMFSNCYFFNQNLNWDTSNVKNMSYMFENCHSFNQPLNWDTSNVENMSYMFRGCHSFNQPLDWDTTNLTDTYSMFSGCRSFNQPLNWDTTNVEDMSYMFEYCHSFNQPLNWDTSNVENMSLMFYYCHSFNQPLNWDTSNVEDMSKMFEYCYSFNQPLDWDTSNVEDMSDMFENCHSFNQPLNWDTSNVENMAGMFKNCHSFNQPLDWDTSNVKDMNFMFCECSAFNQPLDWDTTNVENMEYMFWNCKELEYEMNFKMPYNKTKNMFHGCILLSNEEEDNETKHSKEWFNDQKEIDEIPLLKFKIIENDDDDEN; this is encoded by the coding sequence ATGACTAATAAAAAATATTTCCCATTAACAAAGGAAGAACTTAAGGAATTAGTAAATAACTTAGATATTTATTTAGGAGATATTGATACTTCAAGGATGTTTGATATGTCTTCATTATTTCAAAATTCTCTTAGAAAGAAATTTGATGGAATTGAAACTTGAAATACTTCTAATGTTTTGAATATGGAGAGAATGTTTGAATCATCATTTATAAATAAACCACTTAATTTTGATACCAGTAATGTAAAAAATATGGAATATATGTTTGCAGATTGCTATTTATTTAATCAACCTATAAATTTCAATACTTCAAAGGTAAAAAACATGAAAAACATGTTTTCTAATTGTTATTTTTTTAATCAAAATTTAAATTGGGATACTTCAAATGTAAAAAATATGTCTTATATGTTTGAAAATTGTCATTCATTTAATCAACCATTAAATTGGGATACTTCAAATGTTGAAAATATGTCTTATATGTTCAGAGGTTGTCATTCATTTAATCAACCATTAGATTGAGATACTACAAATTTAACTGATACATATAGTATGTTTAGTGGTTGTCGTTCATTTAATCAACCATTAAATTGAGATACTACAAATGTTGAAGATATGTCTTATATGTTTGAATATTGCCATTCATTTAATCAACCATTAAATTGGGATACTTCAAATGTTGAAAATATGAGTTTAATGTTTTATTATTGTCATTCATTTAATCAACCATTAAATTGGGATACTTCAAATGTTGAAGATATGAGTAAAATGTTTGAATATTGTTATTCATTTAATCAACCATTAGATTGAGATACTTCAAATGTTGAAGATATGTCTGATATGTTTGAAAATTGTCATTCATTTAATCAACCATTAAATTGGGATACTTCAAATGTTGAAAATATGGCAGGAATGTTTAAAAATTGCCATTCATTTAATCAACCATTAGATTGAGATACTTCAAATGTTAAAGATATGAATTTTATGTTTTGTGAATGTTCCGCTTTCAATCAACCATTAGATTGAGATACTACAAATGTTGAAAATATGGAATATATGTTCTGAAATTGTAAGGAATTAGAATATGAAATGAATTTTAAAATGCCTTATAATAAAACAAAAAATATGTTCCATGGTTGCATTTTATTATCTAATGAAGAAGAAGATAATGAAACAAAACATAGTAAGGAATGATTTAATGATCAAAAAGAGATCGATGAAATACCACTATTGAAATTTAAAATTATAGAAAATGATGATGATGATGAGAATTAA
- a CDS encoding GmrSD restriction endonuclease domain-containing protein, whose protein sequence is MSQQEIERRDINCKSENTRIETLSSDITKNRILKPEYQRGLVYNIEKKSKLIESLLMNIPLPTIYFAQEDDITKFVVDGQQRLWTCHEFLNNHFKLKDLEVFTDLNGKYFKDLEPHYQDTISTRTMYCITISKEDSDKQFDIFERLNRGAVALKEQEIRNCVYRGKFNNLLHKLAEIIENKESYSELFVSKNNRMAFEEQILKFFTLSEENLKEYKSNLKKYLNKYMSKTKKVFEEKEALDKQYEKKFINCIDVIIDILGKDAFKPKELKNDKLNIVNQFSGSIFDSITVAFAWILNDYKQLHIQMNAEKIKNAIKNIQIYDEKYKNSCHWSTGKKEHLLYRIEIIYKTIKEILDNNPISKEDIKSNERFFNSDIKESLAKKQNYICPICNQQINDINLCEIDHINPFSKGGLTTEENAQLTHKICNRTKSDK, encoded by the coding sequence ATGTCACAACAAGAAATTGAAAGAAGAGATATTAACTGCAAATCAGAAAACACTAGAATTGAAACTTTATCATCAGATATAACTAAAAATAGAATTCTTAAACCAGAGTATCAAAGAGGTTTGGTATATAACATAGAGAAAAAATCAAAATTAATTGAATCATTATTAATGAACATACCATTACCAACTATATATTTTGCGCAAGAGGATGATATAACTAAATTTGTTGTAGATGGGCAACAAAGATTATGAACATGTCATGAATTTTTAAATAATCATTTTAAATTAAAGGATTTAGAAGTATTTACAGATTTAAATGGTAAATATTTTAAAGATTTGGAACCTCATTACCAAGATACAATATCAACTAGAACAATGTATTGTATTACGATATCAAAAGAAGATTCAGATAAGCAATTTGATATTTTTGAAAGATTAAATAGAGGGGCTGTCGCTTTAAAAGAACAAGAAATTAGAAATTGCGTTTATCGTGGTAAATTCAATAATCTACTACATAAATTAGCAGAAATCATTGAAAACAAAGAAAGCTATTCTGAATTATTTGTTTCAAAAAATAATCGTATGGCTTTTGAGGAACAAATATTAAAATTCTTTACTCTTTCTGAAGAAAATCTTAAAGAATATAAATCGAATTTAAAAAAATATTTAAATAAATATATGTCCAAAACAAAGAAAGTGTTTGAAGAAAAAGAAGCACTTGACAAACAATATGAGAAAAAATTCATCAATTGTATTGATGTAATTATTGATATATTAGGAAAAGATGCTTTTAAACCTAAAGAATTAAAAAATGATAAATTAAATATTGTAAACCAATTTTCAGGTAGTATATTCGATTCAATTACAGTTGCATTTGCATGAATTTTAAATGATTATAAACAATTGCATATTCAAATGAATGCAGAGAAAATTAAAAATGCAATTAAAAATATCCAAATATATGATGAAAAATATAAAAATTCATGCCATTGATCAACTGGAAAAAAAGAACATCTACTTTATAGAATAGAAATCATCTATAAAACTATAAAAGAAATTTTAGATAATAACCCAATTAGTAAAGAAGATATTAAATCTAATGAAAGATTTTTTAATTCAGATATTAAAGAATCATTAGCTAAAAAACAAAATTATATATGTCCAATATGCAATCAACAAATAAATGACATCAATTTATGTGAAATCGATCACATCAATCCATTTTCAAAAGGTGGGTTAACAACTGAAGAAAATGCACAATTAACACACAAAATATGCAATAGAACTAAAAGTGATAAATAA
- a CDS encoding putative cysteine peptidase, with product MVDDYCLYDFIRLTGRFDTEIMFSRALYSRKVQLNHWLVLFKDKGYSIFDRSSKKIVEVNPNFITKWYWQYDKNVSIKPNIVFVRDDLVNFELHNLQDKDRLMIGDRRRTPKQKQQINYKYSTYNQPAENPARFKTYPEFKVDDLNKLKTEGINKPKEYGVRTSHLGLLYADYEVDHSWFFKVYKTRHIGENKYKLYLPNSKYEWKGICGYLSMTSLLLYAEYFVNSNYMGYSNASKYIKKN from the coding sequence ATGGTTGATGATTATTGTTTATATGATTTTATAAGATTAACAGGAAGATTTGATACTGAAATTATGTTTTCGAGAGCCCTTTATTCAAGAAAAGTACAGTTAAATCATTGATTGGTTCTTTTTAAAGATAAGGGTTATTCTATTTTTGATCGTTCTTCAAAAAAGATTGTTGAAGTAAATCCAAATTTTATAACTAAATGATATTGACAATATGACAAAAACGTTTCAATAAAGCCTAATATTGTATTTGTTAGAGACGATCTTGTTAATTTTGAATTGCATAATTTACAAGATAAGGATCGTTTAATGATAGGTGATAGAAGAAGAACACCAAAACAAAAACAACAGATTAATTATAAATATTCAACATATAATCAACCAGCCGAAAATCCGGCTAGATTTAAAACATACCCTGAGTTTAAAGTGGATGATTTAAATAAATTAAAAACAGAGGGCATTAATAAACCGAAAGAATATGGTGTAAGAACATCACATTTAGGTTTACTATATGCCGATTATGAAGTTGATCATTCTTGATTTTTCAAAGTTTATAAAACGCGACACATTGGTGAAAATAAATACAAACTTTATTTACCTAATTCGAAATATGAATGAAAAGGTATCTGTGGTTATTTATCAATGACATCATTATTATTATATGCAGAGTATTTTGTTAATTCAAATTATATGGGTTATTCTAATGCAAGTAAATATATCAAAAAAAATTAA
- the tig gene encoding trigger factor, whose product MSKKIDKKTSELIISYTIEGKEWETAIENAKNILRKNVTIKGFRKGKAPAREADKHLNAIEVLEKALDNSLDNVYKNHILTQLTNEDQVLGRPELDVKEITPEKSTIEVKFALYPEVKLSDYKQLGIKLGKLNPSKEELKNAEHQIVSNFVVSMESEEPIAKGDDVNFDFKGYIDGKPFDGGEAEGYDLKIGSGQFIPGFEDAMLGLKKGDVKDLQLAFPKNYHVKDLAGKPVVFNVKINFVKKPNYPTIDEQFIKEINLPLVESVKDFEKLVKMEAQRSKNIELQNEFMEKAVAKLVKESKLVVAHSLIREEATKYYQNLLNNIKQQGISEAEYLEFTNNTKENILKEYDAMAEPKLKEIFILGAIAREEKFEVTDADYEAEINKLAQLYGLPAESVKSFLRFENVQMNLTNKFIIDLLIKSNDKENYEAFKKSMDEVDAYESKKTEAIVEKTKLAQEKAKEEKK is encoded by the coding sequence ATGTCAAAAAAGATTGATAAAAAAACATCAGAATTAATCATTTCATACACCATTGAAGGTAAAGAATGAGAAACTGCAATTGAAAATGCTAAAAATATTTTAAGAAAAAATGTAACCATTAAAGGATTTAGAAAGGGTAAAGCTCCAGCTAGAGAAGCTGATAAACATTTAAATGCAATTGAAGTATTAGAAAAAGCATTAGATAATTCATTAGACAATGTATATAAAAACCACATTTTAACACAATTAACCAATGAAGATCAAGTATTAGGTAGACCTGAATTGGATGTAAAAGAAATTACTCCAGAAAAATCAACCATCGAAGTTAAATTTGCTTTATATCCTGAAGTTAAATTATCAGATTACAAACAACTTGGTATTAAATTAGGTAAATTAAACCCTTCAAAAGAAGAATTAAAAAATGCAGAACACCAAATTGTTTCAAACTTTGTTGTATCAATGGAATCAGAAGAACCTATTGCTAAAGGTGATGATGTAAACTTTGATTTCAAAGGTTATATAGATGGAAAACCATTTGATGGTGGTGAAGCTGAAGGATATGATCTTAAAATTGGTTCAGGACAATTTATTCCAGGTTTTGAAGATGCAATGCTTGGTCTTAAAAAAGGCGATGTTAAAGATTTACAATTAGCTTTCCCTAAAAATTACCATGTTAAAGATCTAGCTGGCAAGCCTGTTGTATTTAATGTAAAAATTAATTTTGTTAAAAAACCAAATTACCCAACAATTGATGAACAATTTATTAAAGAAATTAACTTACCTTTAGTTGAAAGCGTAAAAGATTTTGAAAAATTAGTGAAAATGGAAGCTCAAAGAAGTAAGAACATTGAACTTCAAAATGAATTCATGGAAAAAGCTGTTGCTAAATTAGTTAAAGAATCTAAATTAGTTGTTGCTCATTCATTAATTAGAGAAGAAGCTACAAAATACTACCAAAACTTATTAAACAACATCAAACAACAAGGAATTTCAGAAGCTGAATACCTAGAATTCACTAACAACACTAAAGAAAACATATTAAAAGAATATGACGCAATGGCAGAACCTAAATTAAAAGAAATTTTCATTTTGGGTGCAATTGCTAGAGAAGAAAAATTCGAAGTTACAGATGCAGATTATGAAGCTGAAATTAATAAATTAGCACAACTATACGGATTACCTGCTGAATCTGTTAAATCATTCTTAAGATTTGAAAATGTACAAATGAATTTAACAAACAAATTTATCATTGATTTATTAATTAAATCAAACGACAAAGAAAATTATGAAGCATTTAAAAAATCAATGGATGAAGTAGATGCTTACGAAAGCAAAAAAACTGAAGCTATTGTTGAAAAAACCAAATTAGCACAAGAAAAAGCAAAAGAAGAAAAGAAATAA